One stretch of Candidatus Saccharibacteria bacterium oral taxon 488 DNA includes these proteins:
- the folE gene encoding GTP cyclohydrolase I FolE has translation MANNKEIESIIEKLLKELVEDCNRAGLKETPMRVAKSWSRLLEGYERKFEDEAKTFDNTHNYSDIVLSGKINFTSVCEHHLLPFWGEAYIAYIPKDRIIGLSKLARAVDIYSRRLQDQERITQQVAQAINGYLKPRGVAVLLKAQHFCNIARGVEKIQSNMVTSAFSGEFTNDNTRKRFYEMVAFAND, from the coding sequence ATGGCCAATAATAAAGAAATAGAAAGTATTATAGAGAAGCTTTTGAAAGAGTTGGTAGAAGACTGCAATAGGGCGGGGCTTAAAGAAACCCCAATGCGCGTAGCTAAATCTTGGAGTAGATTACTTGAAGGATATGAGCGTAAATTTGAAGACGAGGCAAAAACCTTTGACAATACACACAACTATTCCGATATAGTTTTATCGGGTAAAATAAACTTCACCTCTGTTTGTGAGCATCATTTACTACCATTTTGGGGCGAAGCTTATATTGCATATATACCTAAAGATCGTATTATAGGTTTAAGCAAATTAGCGCGAGCGGTTGATATTTATTCTCGTAGATTACAGGATCAAGAACGCATTACACAGCAAGTCGCTCAAGCCATTAACGGCTACCTTAAACCTCGCGGAGTTGCAGTTCTTTTGAAAGCTCAGCATTTTTGTAATATAGCTCGCGGGGTTGAAAAAATCCAATCAAATATGGTGACATCTGCCTTTAGTGGTGAGTTTACTAATGATAATACGAGGAAACGATTTTACGAAATGGTTGCATTTGCAAATGACTAA
- a CDS encoding DUF3850 domain-containing protein, producing MKIVAKKSYPDLFEKVLAGEKTFDMRVSDFDIQPGDILEQIEINYDGTPTGRKVRHIVGEVLRTKEIDFWKQEDIDQYGYQVMSLAERVD from the coding sequence ATGAAAATCGTCGCCAAAAAATCTTATCCCGATTTATTCGAAAAAGTCCTAGCGGGCGAGAAAACATTTGATATGAGAGTGTCCGATTTTGATATCCAACCCGGCGACATTCTGGAGCAGATTGAGATAAATTATGACGGAACACCAACTGGCCGCAAAGTCCGTCACATAGTCGGCGAAGTTTTACGCACGAAAGAAATCGATTTTTGGAAACAAGAAGACATTGATCAATACGGCTATCAGGTGATGTCGCTTGCCGAGCGGGTTGATTGA
- a CDS encoding NUDIX hydrolase, with protein MTKPIICKDVFGNQYTVPVDELNIRVGVYAVIIEDNKILLTRQWDGYSLIGGGVEKGETIEESIVREVKEETGLTIMPDKIIHQATTFFKRNAEAQANQSIQLYFTHSQLHGQINNDNITDSEKTYTNGTPEWVDLDKIDDINFRHSVSLRTILRAYREGK; from the coding sequence ATGACCAAACCCATCATCTGCAAAGACGTCTTCGGCAATCAATACACCGTTCCCGTTGACGAACTAAATATTCGCGTCGGCGTGTACGCAGTTATTATTGAGGATAATAAGATTCTTTTGACTCGGCAATGGGACGGATATAGTTTGATTGGCGGTGGTGTCGAGAAAGGCGAAACGATCGAGGAATCAATTGTCCGTGAAGTCAAGGAAGAGACTGGACTGACCATCATGCCGGATAAAATCATTCACCAGGCAACTACTTTCTTCAAGCGCAACGCTGAGGCGCAAGCTAACCAGTCAATCCAGCTGTACTTCACCCATAGCCAGCTGCACGGGCAAATCAATAACGACAACATAACTGACAGCGAAAAAACTTACACCAACGGCACGCCGGAGTGGGTTGATCTGGATAAAATTGACGACATAAACTTCCGGCATAGCGTGAGTTTGAGGACGATTCTACGGGCGTATCGCGAGGGTAAATGA
- a CDS encoding ATP-binding cassette domain-containing protein, translating into MAFGDKMVIQDLSFEVRRGEVFGFLGSNGSGKTTTLRALLGLYEPAGGELLVDGKPYTVEDSVKLGYLPEERGLYKKEKVIDTMIYFGRLKGLSKEEARNFSMNYLERVGLSDKAKTRLDKLSGGQQQKIQLGVTIMGDPELLILDEPTKGFDPVNRRLLMNIIEERRKAGATVVFVTHQMEEVERLCDRLILLKDGRSAAYGTLAGVKKQFGGASMDDIFVKVYGGEKQEVRHE; encoded by the coding sequence ATGGCGTTTGGCGACAAAATGGTCATCCAGGACCTCAGTTTTGAGGTGCGACGCGGTGAGGTGTTTGGATTCTTAGGCAGCAACGGCTCGGGAAAAACAACGACACTCAGGGCACTACTGGGACTATATGAGCCGGCGGGTGGCGAGCTGCTAGTTGACGGCAAACCGTATACGGTTGAGGATAGCGTCAAGCTAGGCTATCTCCCGGAGGAGCGTGGCCTGTACAAAAAAGAAAAAGTCATCGACACTATGATTTATTTTGGCCGGCTGAAGGGGCTCAGCAAAGAAGAAGCTCGCAATTTCTCCATGAATTATCTGGAGCGAGTTGGTTTAAGCGACAAGGCAAAGACTCGGCTGGACAAATTATCAGGCGGTCAGCAGCAAAAAATTCAGCTCGGTGTGACCATCATGGGTGACCCAGAATTACTCATTTTGGACGAGCCAACCAAGGGTTTTGACCCAGTGAACCGTCGCCTGTTGATGAACATTATTGAGGAGCGGCGCAAGGCCGGCGCAACGGTGGTATTTGTGACCCATCAGATGGAAGAGGTCGAACGACTATGCGACCGGCTGATTCTACTAAAAGATGGTCGATCAGCGGCGTACGGTACGCTAGCAGGGGTGAAAAAGCAGTTCGGCGGCGCGTCAATGGATGATATTTTTGTGAAGGTTTATGGCGGTGAGAAGCAGGAGGTACGTCATGAGTAA
- a CDS encoding GrpB family protein, with translation MDRELEKMSLEELWQLFPIFLVEHNREWARWYDEEVKAISSLVPEKYITQLSHIGSTAIPNIQAKNIVDILLEVPSEEELEPVKNILVENNWLCMSEKAKRISLNKGYTKQGFADKVFHLHIRVMGDNDEIYFRDYLIENGDIAKQYEKLKLQLWKEFEHDRDGYTDAKSDFIRKYTKIAREKYGSKNRSS, from the coding sequence ATGGACAGAGAGCTAGAGAAAATGAGTTTGGAAGAATTGTGGCAATTATTCCCCATATTTCTTGTAGAACACAATAGAGAATGGGCACGCTGGTATGATGAGGAAGTAAAAGCCATCTCTTCATTGGTGCCAGAAAAATACATAACACAACTATCTCACATTGGTAGCACGGCCATCCCAAATATACAGGCAAAGAATATAGTAGATATATTGCTTGAAGTCCCGTCGGAAGAAGAATTAGAGCCTGTAAAAAATATTCTTGTTGAAAATAATTGGTTGTGCATGAGTGAGAAAGCAAAACGAATCTCATTGAATAAGGGATATACCAAACAGGGCTTTGCGGATAAGGTATTTCATCTCCACATTAGGGTTATGGGGGATAATGATGAGATCTACTTTAGGGATTATCTAATTGAGAATGGAGACATTGCCAAACAGTACGAGAAATTGAAACTACAACTTTGGAAGGAATTTGAGCATGACAGAGATGGATATACTGATGCAAAAAGCGATTTTATCAGAAAGTATACTAAAATAGCTAGAGAAAAATACGGGTCCAAGAATAGGTCTTCCTAA
- a CDS encoding response regulator transcription factor produces the protein MRLLIIEDERKIARIIAEALRREHHAVDVTHDGDEGLNMAMSEPYDLLVVDRMLPGLSGTDIVQNLRGQGKDMPILLLTALGTTEDKTFGLDSGADDYLVKPFAIAELTARVRALLRRPPIQQPDTLQIADLVINQTTQSVTRADTSIDLTSKEYALLEYLARHPGQTLSKDTLIAHVWDFDADILPNNVEAYIKQLRKKIDRPFRRPLIHTVRGFGYKLEAGE, from the coding sequence ATGCGCCTCCTCATCATCGAAGACGAACGAAAGATCGCCCGGATTATCGCCGAGGCCTTGCGGCGTGAGCATCACGCCGTGGACGTGACGCATGACGGAGACGAGGGGCTGAATATGGCGATGAGCGAGCCGTACGATCTGCTGGTCGTTGATCGGATGCTACCGGGGCTGAGTGGTACGGACATCGTGCAGAATCTGCGCGGGCAGGGCAAAGATATGCCGATTCTGCTGTTGACAGCGCTAGGGACGACCGAAGATAAGACGTTCGGCCTGGACAGCGGCGCTGATGATTATCTCGTCAAACCATTTGCCATCGCCGAACTCACCGCCCGCGTGCGAGCGCTCCTCAGGCGCCCACCAATTCAGCAACCGGACACGCTCCAGATCGCCGACCTCGTGATCAACCAGACAACGCAATCTGTCACTCGTGCTGATACCTCAATTGACCTGACCAGCAAGGAGTACGCGCTCCTCGAATACCTGGCGCGCCACCCCGGCCAGACGCTTAGCAAAGACACATTGATCGCCCACGTGTGGGATTTTGATGCCGACATTTTGCCCAACAACGTCGAGGCCTACATCAAGCAGCTGCGCAAGAAAATCGACAGGCCGTTTCGCCGGCCGCTGATTCACACCGTGCGCGGCTTTGGGTATAAATTGGAGGCTGGTGAGTGA
- a CDS encoding DUF421 domain-containing protein encodes MLVAIKLLIGFFVLTIIINVSGKGNLSPSSASDQVQNYVLGGIIGGVIYNNDIQILDYIGILCIWCALVLTLKWIKQYNVKAKQLIDGRALIIIDNGKINIENCKKVGLSAHDVSFKLRTHHIYSTRKVKRAVVEQDGELIITHEGEENPKFPLITDGQLQTDILHVIGKDEKWLLKEMKKQGLKSYSDVFLGEYVDGKLNLTAY; translated from the coding sequence ATTTTAGTAGCAATAAAATTGTTGATCGGCTTTTTCGTGCTGACGATAATCATCAACGTTTCTGGAAAGGGTAATTTGTCGCCGTCGTCTGCCAGCGATCAGGTACAGAACTATGTGCTGGGTGGCATCATTGGAGGCGTGATTTATAACAATGACATTCAGATTTTGGATTACATCGGTATTTTGTGTATATGGTGCGCGCTGGTGCTGACATTGAAATGGATAAAGCAGTATAACGTGAAAGCAAAGCAGCTGATCGACGGCAGGGCGTTGATAATCATTGATAATGGAAAAATCAACATTGAAAATTGCAAGAAAGTTGGCTTGAGCGCTCATGATGTATCCTTCAAACTGCGGACTCATCATATCTACTCAACGAGAAAAGTGAAAAGAGCCGTGGTGGAGCAAGACGGCGAATTGATCATCACTCACGAAGGGGAAGAGAATCCGAAATTCCCATTGATAACCGACGGGCAACTGCAAACTGATATTTTGCATGTAATTGGCAAGGATGAGAAATGGCTGCTCAAAGAGATGAAAAAACAGGGGTTGAAGTCTTATAGCGATGTATTTTTGGGAGAGTATGTGGATGGGAAGCTGAATTTGACGGCTTATTGA
- a CDS encoding ABC transporter permease, translating to MAVRSRRYVMSKMHNFGMVFKFEVLRTLKKPTFWLIALGFPVMIGLVFGIVIWSNQATKEAADKLQEQKFSITMTDHSKLIKPEVAAVMKVQSVDSEAEGVEKVKRRQTDAYFYIPKNLEKDTIRIYGQDTGVFENNKYEAVVRTLLSQSVVGKVTGSEAAVIKQKVNSSLKTYKDGKESGGVNEMVVPGFFLVLFYMLVAFFSNQMLTSTVEEKENRTVEMLLTTVQAKTLIVGKIWALIALSLIQGMVIVVPVLAAYFGFGSQLHLASFDLSQIVFDPTRIAIAVALFGASFTMLTGLLVAMGAMMPTAKEAGSWVGLVMILLFGPLYAASVFVSYPESTFSMVMSYFPLTAPIPLMIRNTVGNLSLIEALIGVAVLVVSAALIMMLAVRIFRYGAMSYDSKLSLSALRMKRKADKV from the coding sequence ATGGCGGTGAGAAGCAGGAGGTACGTCATGAGTAAGATGCATAATTTCGGAATGGTGTTTAAATTTGAGGTGCTGCGTACCTTGAAGAAGCCAACTTTTTGGCTGATAGCGCTAGGTTTTCCGGTCATGATCGGGCTGGTTTTCGGTATTGTTATTTGGTCAAATCAGGCGACCAAAGAGGCGGCCGATAAGCTTCAAGAGCAAAAATTCAGCATTACTATGACAGATCATTCAAAGCTAATCAAGCCGGAAGTCGCGGCGGTGATGAAAGTCCAGTCAGTTGACTCCGAAGCTGAAGGTGTTGAAAAAGTCAAACGCCGTCAGACGGATGCTTATTTCTATATACCGAAGAATCTTGAGAAGGACACGATCAGGATATACGGCCAAGATACAGGAGTTTTCGAGAATAATAAGTACGAGGCAGTTGTCCGTACATTATTGAGTCAGTCGGTCGTTGGCAAGGTTACAGGATCGGAAGCGGCGGTGATCAAGCAGAAGGTTAATTCGTCACTCAAGACCTATAAAGACGGTAAAGAAAGCGGCGGTGTGAACGAGATGGTCGTGCCAGGGTTCTTCCTGGTGCTATTTTATATGCTCGTTGCCTTCTTTAGTAATCAGATGCTGACCAGTACTGTCGAGGAGAAAGAAAACCGCACTGTGGAGATGTTGCTAACAACAGTGCAAGCCAAGACACTGATCGTTGGTAAGATCTGGGCGTTGATCGCTCTATCGCTGATTCAGGGAATGGTTATCGTTGTGCCGGTGTTAGCTGCCTACTTCGGATTTGGTTCGCAGCTACATTTGGCTAGCTTTGACCTGTCGCAAATTGTATTTGATCCGACCAGGATTGCTATTGCTGTCGCGTTATTCGGCGCGAGCTTTACCATGCTGACCGGTTTGTTGGTGGCTATGGGGGCAATGATGCCGACTGCCAAGGAGGCAGGTTCGTGGGTTGGCCTGGTGATGATACTGCTATTTGGGCCGCTGTATGCCGCGTCAGTATTTGTCTCATACCCAGAGTCAACGTTCTCAATGGTCATGTCGTACTTCCCGCTTACGGCGCCGATTCCGCTGATGATTAGGAATACGGTTGGCAATTTGTCGCTCATTGAGGCCTTGATCGGCGTAGCGGTCTTGGTGGTGTCTGCGGCGTTGATTATGATGCTGGCGGTGCGGATTTTCCGCTACGGTGCGATGTCCTATGACAGCAAGTTATCTCTGTCGGCGTTGCGGATGAAGCGAAAAGCTGATAAAGTTTAG
- a CDS encoding NUDIX hydrolase translates to MTTRLTVRGIIYNPQTDSVFVQKLKKLQDNNWYLPGGKVEDKESLISALKREIFEECGIEAQVGRLVCINQFFDSKNDTNVVAFLFLITNYADFIDIDLAKTSHGVAEIAEFKFISRENESIIPKWVSNTDKNTLTDNNFKLCSVDFYDEF, encoded by the coding sequence ATGACAACTAGACTTACTGTGCGAGGTATAATTTATAATCCGCAAACTGATAGTGTGTTTGTTCAGAAATTGAAGAAATTACAAGATAATAATTGGTATTTACCAGGCGGAAAAGTTGAAGATAAAGAATCTCTTATTTCGGCATTAAAAAGAGAGATATTTGAAGAGTGCGGAATTGAAGCGCAGGTTGGCAGATTGGTTTGTATTAATCAGTTTTTTGATAGTAAAAATGATACGAATGTAGTTGCTTTCTTGTTTTTAATCACTAACTACGCAGATTTCATAGACATAGATTTAGCTAAAACATCACATGGCGTGGCGGAAATCGCAGAATTTAAGTTTATTTCGCGAGAAAATGAATCTATAATTCCAAAATGGGTGTCCAATACGGATAAAAATACTCTTACTGATAATAATTTTAAACTATGTAGCGTAGACTTTTATGATGAGTTTTGA
- a CDS encoding response regulator transcription factor — protein MTSTILIVEDEPTLRTGTEQFLRQQGFTVLTATSGEEALEKYTKADVIILDIMLPKMSGIEVLRHIRQTSDVPVLMLTALHDEPTQIASFDELADDYMSKPFSLVILEKRIRALLRRQQSVKKTLWQRSLASVDFMAYQGFYDGSDAHLKPKEVQLLKLLVDNPNMVWSRQAIIDKLWRDDEVPFDRVIDVYIKNLRKKLHLDCIITVKGVGYRYEES, from the coding sequence ATGACATCAACGATTCTTATTGTTGAAGACGAGCCCACCCTCCGGACTGGCACCGAGCAATTCCTCCGCCAGCAGGGTTTTACAGTACTAACGGCAACCAGCGGCGAGGAGGCTCTGGAGAAATATACCAAAGCAGATGTCATCATCCTCGATATCATGCTGCCAAAGATGAGTGGCATTGAAGTGCTGCGGCATATTCGCCAGACTAGCGACGTACCGGTGCTGATGCTGACGGCGCTGCATGACGAGCCGACGCAAATTGCCAGTTTTGACGAACTGGCGGATGATTATATGAGCAAGCCGTTTTCGCTGGTAATTTTGGAGAAGCGAATTAGGGCGCTACTTCGCCGCCAGCAGTCTGTCAAAAAAACCTTGTGGCAGCGCAGCCTGGCTTCGGTGGATTTTATGGCTTATCAGGGATTTTATGATGGTAGTGATGCGCACCTCAAGCCCAAGGAGGTCCAACTGCTCAAGCTGTTGGTCGATAATCCAAATATGGTCTGGAGCCGGCAGGCTATCATTGATAAGTTATGGCGCGACGATGAGGTGCCGTTTGACCGGGTGATTGACGTCTACATCAAAAACCTGCGCAAGAAATTGCACCTGGACTGCATTATCACAGTGAAGGGAGTGGGCTACCGCTATGAAGAATCTTAA
- a CDS encoding DUF2797 domain-containing protein produces the protein MAEYETFTGLYWHSNKPTITSFDTDGSEIKRSLIDKYFSIETTGNKFCIGYFDPETGSRARCPNTAIILQHESQISQCAVCTQKNRGTFIAKTGRVTTERDRNLLKYKHVVYLASFGDQSDIKVGVARQSRYSDRIHEQGAAAAVVIAYAPEGVAARGIERIVSERLSIRQSIRYQEKLRNILDNDNKEAVYNQLRLYQKRIAQALPSQNIVYDDFIFTSPDYRIQKSAIDKVIHFIDKLDYISYISGWTIGVLGKIALFYTSGACYAINTKILEGREMRIQTRTDATAEKVFGIHTKKVAINRQQGLF, from the coding sequence ATGGCAGAATATGAAACTTTTACTGGTCTATATTGGCATAGCAATAAGCCAACTATTACAAGTTTTGATACAGATGGCAGTGAAATCAAGCGTTCTCTTATAGATAAATATTTTTCAATAGAAACTACTGGTAATAAATTTTGTATAGGTTACTTTGACCCAGAAACAGGGTCGAGAGCGCGCTGTCCAAATACGGCAATCATATTACAACACGAAAGTCAAATTTCACAATGCGCTGTCTGTACACAGAAAAACAGAGGAACGTTTATAGCGAAAACTGGCAGAGTAACTACAGAACGCGATCGTAACTTGCTTAAATATAAGCATGTAGTCTACCTTGCTTCTTTCGGCGATCAATCTGATATCAAAGTTGGAGTAGCAAGACAGTCAAGATACTCAGATAGAATACATGAACAGGGTGCTGCTGCGGCCGTAGTTATAGCATATGCCCCAGAGGGGGTTGCAGCTCGCGGTATTGAAAGGATAGTGTCGGAACGCTTAAGTATAAGACAATCTATACGTTATCAAGAAAAGTTGAGAAACATTTTAGATAATGATAATAAAGAGGCTGTATATAATCAACTGAGGTTATATCAAAAAAGAATAGCACAGGCGCTTCCTAGCCAAAATATTGTATATGATGACTTTATATTCACAAGCCCCGACTACAGAATACAGAAGTCTGCTATTGATAAAGTTATTCATTTTATCGACAAGCTTGATTATATTTCCTATATTAGCGGTTGGACCATAGGTGTACTTGGTAAAATTGCGCTTTTTTACACCAGCGGTGCGTGTTATGCAATTAATACAAAAATACTGGAGGGCAGAGAAATGAGAATTCAAACCCGCACCGACGCAACAGCAGAGAAAGTGTTTGGTATACACACTAAGAAAGTAGCCATAAACCGACAACAAGGATTATTTTGA
- a CDS encoding HAMP domain-containing histidine kinase, translating into MKNLKLFPKTFLVSIGLFAALIILVHALVYTLMPQFYLQQKEREAADNLTALVAELRGKSTEEMRRLSQEFASMKNVNITLTIDGRDQYFQGFQSVNIVTDSGKPVDTSVVKIADGQTVDPRSVILRQGSVTDKQGRAITVKLLADVAPVTQAKLATLHVLPYTMLGSLLVALLFSYIYSRFVTRPIRQMAAVTTTMQRLEKDAHYPVNSSDEIGVLGRNINELYQNLWQTIRSLEHENKRITQLEKEKIAFLRAASHELKTPLAALRIMLENMQLNIGEYKNRDRYLAESVAQVDRLAAMVNDVLRSGSVAEQALRQEKRLRIDKLLTEVVDDYVLLAKTRGMTFTVDARPTTIRANRDMMRHVISNLVSNAVRHGDASSVIKITCDQCELAIENACKPLTKRQLQHVFDPFYRSNSDKKQHGDSSGIGLYTVKMLLDAKGLDHEFVPHGRGMRFVVKFE; encoded by the coding sequence ATGAAGAATCTTAAATTATTTCCCAAAACATTTTTGGTGTCAATTGGCTTATTTGCGGCGTTGATCATCCTGGTGCACGCGCTGGTCTACACCTTAATGCCACAATTTTATCTGCAGCAAAAAGAGCGCGAGGCGGCGGACAATCTCACGGCGCTCGTGGCTGAACTGCGCGGTAAATCGACTGAGGAAATGCGCCGCCTCAGCCAGGAATTTGCGAGTATGAAAAACGTCAACATCACGCTAACGATTGACGGGCGTGATCAGTATTTTCAAGGCTTTCAATCCGTCAATATCGTGACAGACAGCGGTAAACCAGTCGATACCAGCGTGGTGAAAATCGCTGATGGACAAACGGTCGATCCGCGCTCGGTGATTTTGCGGCAGGGCAGTGTGACGGATAAACAGGGGCGAGCGATTACAGTCAAGCTGCTGGCCGACGTTGCACCCGTTACTCAGGCTAAGCTCGCTACCTTGCACGTATTACCATATACCATGCTGGGCTCGCTGCTCGTGGCGCTGCTATTTTCTTACATTTATAGCCGTTTTGTGACGCGGCCGATTCGCCAGATGGCAGCGGTGACCACGACCATGCAGCGACTGGAAAAGGACGCACATTACCCGGTAAATAGCAGTGATGAGATTGGCGTACTGGGGCGAAATATTAATGAGCTCTATCAAAATCTGTGGCAAACGATTCGCTCGCTGGAGCATGAAAATAAGCGGATCACGCAGCTGGAGAAGGAAAAAATCGCCTTCCTCCGAGCGGCCTCGCACGAGCTAAAAACACCGCTAGCAGCCCTCCGGATTATGCTCGAAAACATGCAACTCAACATTGGCGAATATAAAAATCGCGATCGGTACCTGGCAGAATCGGTGGCGCAGGTTGACCGCTTGGCGGCAATGGTAAATGATGTGTTGCGCTCTGGAAGCGTGGCCGAGCAAGCTCTGCGCCAGGAAAAACGGCTGAGGATTGATAAGCTACTTACTGAAGTGGTTGATGATTATGTGTTGCTGGCGAAAACGCGCGGCATGACTTTCACGGTTGATGCGCGTCCAACAACCATTCGTGCCAACCGCGACATGATGCGCCACGTCATCTCGAACCTGGTGTCAAACGCGGTGCGCCACGGCGACGCCAGCAGTGTCATAAAAATTACTTGTGACCAGTGCGAACTAGCCATCGAAAACGCCTGCAAGCCGCTCACCAAGCGGCAACTCCAGCACGTCTTTGATCCGTTTTATCGAAGCAACAGCGACAAGAAGCAGCACGGCGACAGTAGCGGCATCGGCCTCTACACCGTGAAAATGTTGCTCGACGCTAAGGGTCTAGACCATGAGTTCGTGCCGCACGGGCGGGGCATGCGGTTTGTGGTGAAGTTTGAGTAG
- a CDS encoding HAMP domain-containing histidine kinase, translated as MKLFFSATLKLAGWYLLILMTVSLLFSGIIFQVASFELDVQLNNWSKHHKTDGHTETTIIRDHPSISTTNLLISLGYLNLIVLLGGGVCAYILARRTLEPIEAAHDAQSRFTANASHQLRTPLAVIKAEAELALSDQRASKASLRQTLQSTLEETDRLTQLTETLLKLSSANRQLETTTETFDITDLTKKLITERKADARTTLITDEAITLTSHRLIVRELIAIILDNALRHSPRKSRVQVDIKAAHHRITVCLTNDGQIAARDLPHIFERFFSGDQRTGGYGLGLSLAKQLAGALGGQLTAASRKGTTTFTISLPKTL; from the coding sequence GTGAAATTATTTTTCTCAGCAACGCTCAAGCTCGCCGGCTGGTACTTACTCATTCTGATGACCGTCAGCTTGCTATTTAGCGGCATCATTTTTCAAGTTGCCAGCTTCGAGCTCGACGTCCAGCTGAATAACTGGAGTAAGCATCACAAAACCGACGGCCACACCGAAACCACCATCATCCGCGACCATCCATCAATTTCAACCACCAATTTGCTGATCAGCCTCGGCTATCTCAACCTCATCGTACTGCTCGGCGGCGGTGTATGTGCCTATATATTGGCCCGGCGGACGCTTGAGCCGATTGAGGCAGCACATGACGCTCAGTCTCGCTTTACCGCCAACGCTAGTCATCAGCTGCGTACACCGCTGGCTGTCATCAAGGCCGAGGCCGAGCTGGCATTGTCCGACCAGCGCGCCAGCAAGGCATCGCTTCGCCAGACACTCCAGAGTACGCTCGAAGAGACCGACCGCCTGACGCAGCTGACCGAGACGCTGCTCAAACTATCGTCTGCCAATCGACAATTAGAAACCACGACTGAGACATTCGACATCACCGACCTCACCAAAAAGCTGATCACTGAACGCAAGGCCGATGCGCGCACCACGCTAATCACCGACGAGGCCATCACCCTGACCAGCCATCGCCTCATCGTCCGCGAACTGATCGCTATCATCCTCGACAACGCTCTGCGCCACAGCCCGCGTAAGTCCCGTGTCCAGGTTGACATCAAGGCTGCCCATCACCGCATCACCGTCTGCCTGACGAACGATGGCCAAATCGCGGCGCGCGACTTGCCGCATATTTTTGAGCGATTTTTCTCTGGCGATCAGCGAACCGGCGGCTACGGCCTCGGTCTCAGTCTCGCCAAGCAACTAGCCGGCGCCCTCGGCGGCCAACTCACCGCCGCCAGCCGCAAAGGCACGACAACGTTCACGATTTCGCTGCCAAAAACCCTGTAA